A segment of the Candidatus Delongbacteria bacterium genome:
GAACCGCGTGCGCCGCCAGGCCCGCGTGCTGCGTGAGCGCCCTTCGGCCACTCCCCGGGCAATCTGGCAACAGGCGGGACCCCTGAACGTGGGCGGACGGGTCACCGACATCGCCCTGGACCTGCAGGATACCAGCAGGGTCTTCGTGGGCAGTGCGGCCGGCGGCGTGTTCCGTACCACCGATGCGGGAGCGAACTGGACAGCCGTGTTCCAGGAAGAAGGCGCGCTGGCGATCGGGGACGTGGCCCTGGACCCACAGGATGGACAGACCGTCTGGGTGGGCACGGGCGAAAGCAATTCGTCCAGTTACGGCTTTCCGGGCAATGGCCTGTGGAAGAGTACGGATGGTGGCGATCACTGGCAGCCCGCCGGACTGGATTCCAGCTTCTACATCGGTCGGATCGTGGTGGATCCGCAGGATTCGCAGCGGATCTGGGTGGCTGCCATGGGTCGACTCTACGGCACCGGAGGGCAACGGGGCGTCTACCGCAGCGTCGATGGTGGCCAGAGCTGGACCCGGACGCTCTTCGTCAACGACAGCACCAGCGCCACGGATCTGGCTCTCGACCCCCAGAATCCCCAGCGGATCTACGCCGCCACCTGGCAGCGCCTGCGCACGCTCACGACGCGCATCAGCGGAGGACCGGGCTCCCGGGTCTGGCGCAGTGACGATGGGGGAGTCACCTGGGCGCCCATGGATTCCGGCCTGCCCACGCCGGGCATGCTGGGCCGCCCCGCGATCGCGGTGGCCCCCGGTGATCCACAGCGGGTCTACGTGAGTTTCGCCGATGACCCGGGGTACTTCATGGGCCTCTGGCGCAGCGACAACGGGGGCGACAGTTTCACGGCGACCAACTCGAGTGCGCTGAACAACATCTACAGCAATTTCGGCTGGTACTTCGGCAATCTGCGGGTGGACCCGCTGGATCCCGATCACGTGCTCGCGCTGGGCGTCACCTGGTGGCGCAGTCTGGATGGAGGGGCCAACTACAATCGACTGGCCTACGCGCTGCATGTGGACTTTCACGCCATGGAGCGCCATCCGCTGAACGGGCGCTGGTGGGTCGGCAACGACGGCGGGCTGTATACCAGCCTGAATCTGGCCACCTGGGTCCACTTCGTCAACCTGCCGCTGACCCAGTTCTACACGGTGGAAATCGATCCGGTCCAGCCGGAGCGCCTGTACGGCGGCACTCAGGACAATGGCACGATCCGCACTCTCAGCGGGCAGCTGGACGACTGGGATGACATTCTGGGCGGCGACGGGTTTCACGTGATCGTACACCCCAGCGTGCCCGATCTGATCTTCGCCGAATACCAGTGGGGCAGTCTGTACCGCAGCACGAATGGTGGAGGATCGTTCTCGAGCTCCATCTCGGGCATATCCACGGGTGACCGGCGCAACTGGAACACCCCGGTGGTGCTGGACCCGGTGGAGACCGACGTCCTGTATTACGGCACCCAACGGGTCTGGCGCAGCACCAATCTTGGACTGAGCTGGAGCGCCGTCTCCGGGGATCTCACGTCCGGATTCAGTGGCGATGCGGGATTCAACACCATCACGTCCATCGCGGTGTCGCCCCTGGACAACGCTGTGATCTGGGCCGGTTGCGACGACGGGCGTCTGGCCCGCACCCTGAATCACGGCAGCAGCTGGCAGGACGTCAGTTCGTCACTCGTGACTCGCTGGATCTCCGACGTGGTGGCGGATCCGCATCACGTTCAAGGCGCCATCGTGAGTCTGGGCGGGCTGCGCTGGAACGACCCTCAGCCCCACATCTACCGCACCTGGGATGCCGGGGCCCACTGGACTCCGATCAGTGCCGGACTGCCCGATGCACCCGTCTACGCCCTGGCCATCGATCCGGCCGACAGCCTGCGGATCTGGGTGGGCGCCGAAACCGGGTGTTACACCACGGCCGATGGTGGCCAGAGCTGGTCCGAAACAGCCCCCGGCCTGCCCCTCGGCCCCGTGATGGATCTGGACTTTCACCCCGGCACGCGCCAGCTGGTGGCTGGCACCCACGGGCGCAGCGCGTTCCGGTTGTTCGTGGATGATACGGGTGATGACGTGCCCGTGGTGCACATCCGCCTTGTGGGCAATGCGGTCCGCCTGTCCTGGTCGCCCATCGCGGGGGCCAGCGGGTACGGTGTATACGCCAGCGAGTCGGGCTTCTTCCCGGGTGTGGCGGGAGAGTTGCTGACCTCCACCGCGGATACCCTGCTTGCGCTGCCCATCGAGGTGGCCCAGCCCATGCGCTTCTTCCGGGTTCGCAGCCAGTTTCCATGACGGAACCGGGCTTTCGCCTTCGGTGGCAAACTCGCTAATTGAGCGCGCCGCGCGAGTGCGCGTGCCGCCCCCCGGCGCCCGGGGATTCGTGGACGCATCCATGCACTTTCGAATCCTGCTTCCGGAGGATCTGCCTGCCCTGCGCGCCCTGTGGGAGGCCTGTCCCGGCATCCGCCTGCGCGAAGCCGACCGTCCCGAGGCCATCGCGGCCTATCTGGCCCTGAATCCCGGCCTGAGTTTCGTGGCCGAGGATGAGGGCCGCGTGGTGGGGGGAGTGATTGCCGGACACGACGGACGGCGTGGCTCGCTCCAGCATGTGGTGGTGGAAGCCGGCCACCGGCGGCGCGGCCTGGGACGCACTCTGGTGCGGCACTGCCTGGATGCGCTGGCCGCCGAAGGCATTCTCAAGAGCCACATCTACATTCAGCTGAACAACACCGGGGCCGAAGCCTTCTGGCGCAGTTGCGGCTGGTTCCTGCGGGACGACATCAAGATGTTCTCCTGCGTACACGGCGACAACCCGGACGCCTGATCCGGCAGCCGATGCTGACACACAGGGCCGTGGTCGTGAGTGCGGCCCCGGTTTCTGAAAGACTGAACAGGATTGCACGCATGAATGCTTCCCGCTCCCTGGGACCCTCCGCCGGTCGGGTCAAGGCTCTGGCGCCCGGCCAGAACTATGGTTTCGTCCACGATTTCCGCATGGACGCCGACGTGTTCGCGCTGTTCGAGTACGCCACTCAGGCGTTTCCCGGCGAACTGATCCAGTACGAACTGCACGAGCAGGGAGAAGAAGGCCGCTCGCGCTTGCGCGCCGAGGACATCCAGTTCTACCCCCGTCTCAGCGTGGACCAGGTCCTGGACTGGGCCAGAGAAGGGCTGGGCGCTGAGGGGCTGACCTGGCTCAAGCGCGAGATCGCCCGCCAGCCCGAGCTGATTTCCCGGGTGTTCGGACCGCACACGGCCCCGTCGGTCAAGGAGCGCCTGCTGGCCGATGCGGCTTTTCCATTGCCCGCCTCGCTCGTGGAGAAGGCCCTTGCCCTGCCACGCTGGCGCAAGCACGCCCTGCCACGCCTGCATCGCGTGAGCCGGTGGACCCCTGAACTGTTCCAGCTGCTCTGCGAAGCCAGCCTGCCCGAGTCCGAATTCATGAGCCTGCTGGTGAAGGCCCTGGAATCCCGGGCCACCCTGCCGTTGGAACTGCCCAACCCACCCCGGGTGAAGGCGCGCCCGCTGTACAACGCCTGGCGCCAGTTGCACACTCCGGCCCTGCTGTTGCTGATTCCGCACCTGCAGTTGAATGACACGGACGCCCGCACTCTGGCTGCACAGCTTGAGGCGAACCCTGATCTGCTGCATGCCTTCCGCGCGCACGATGGCGGGCGCAGTTGGAGTTCCATGCAGGAACTGCGCTGGCTTGCGGGAGAAGACGAATTGCCGACCTCGGTTCTGGCCGACCCGGTCCTGCCCGGAATTCTGCTCAAGGCGTTGGGTGGTGCACGCCATGCCCGTGCCGTCGACCTGCTGCGCAAGTTGCCGGCGCCTTCGCTGGACACTCTCCAGAGTGCCCTGCCCCGGCTGACTGCACCGGAAGAGCGTGCCTGGGTTCTCGCGCAACTGGCCCGGCAATCGGGCGGGCTCAGCGGGCTCAATCCGGACCTTTGCTGGCAGCTGGTGGATCACGGGTCTTCCCTGGATGTACTGCGTTCGCTGCCTGCCGCCGAGTTCACCGGGCCGCGCATCGATCAGTTGCTGGCGCGCCCCGGCGGGCTGGAACTGCTGCTGGAGCGGGGAGCCGAGCCCGAATCGCTGGTGCGCAGTGGGCGCGCACTGCTTGAGAAAGGCCTGGATGCGCCGCTGCGCCAGAGCCTGCTCAACTGGCTGGGCACGCGCCCCGAAGCGGCCGACTGGGTCCGTGAGGGACTGGCGGGACCTGCGGAGCAGCAGGCGATTGCACTGGAAATGGCCACGGGACTTCCATCCTTCAGCCGGGCTTTCGTGCAGCAGTTGCTGATGCTGCCCATGGACTCCGGCCATCGTCGGGCACTGGTCCAGGCCATCGACGGTCGCAATCCTGAGCGCTGGACCGAACGCTACCTCGTCACCGATGAGGAGAAGCAGGCCTGGCGCGAGGCGGGTGCCTCCCTGCTCTGATGGTCCCAGTGACCTGAACCCGGGCCTGCCCGGGTCGCATGCTCTTCAATTGTCACAAGTTGCTCACGGCCTCCTTTTTATCTGTTGAAACCAATATCTCTGCGCATATTGCTGGCCGACTGCATTCGCAGAACGCAACGATGCACGACTCCAAACAATCGTCGACCCGGACTCCACACCGAGCTCCGCAGCCGGAGACCTCCACGCATGCTCCGTTTGTTGTTTCTGACCCTGCTCCTGCCATTGGTGGGGCACGGCTTGCCGAGATACTCGGCCCGCTACAACCAGTCCTGCCATCTCTGCCATGTCAATCCCGAAGGCGGCGGCATGCGCACCTCCTTCGGCAGCCAGTTCTTCGCCGGCACCGAGCTGGCCATGAACGGCTTCGACTTTGACAAGCTGGGTGCGCTGGAAACCCGGATCAGCGACCGGCTGAGCGTGGGTGCCGATTTCCGCACGCTGCTGGTGCACGATTCTCCTTCCGACGGTGTGGCCGATCGCCCGGCGAACACCTACGAGAACCGGCCCGAACTGAGCAGTTTCCTGCAGATGCAGGGCGATCTGTACCTGCACTTCAACCTGGCTCCGCGTTATGAAATGGTGTACGAACAGGCGCTCAGCGGCAGCTGGGAAGCCTGGGCTCTGGCGCACGTGCTGCCGGCCAACGGCAGTGTCAAGGTCGGGCGGTTCATGCCCGGGTATGGCTGGAAAACCGTGGATCACAACGCCTTCACCCGCGAGCGCCTCGGCTTTTCCACGCGCAACCGCGAACAGGACACGGGTGTCGAGCTGGAATTCCATCCCGACGGCTACAGTTTCAGCCTGGCGCTCACCAACGGGATCAATGCCCAGTTCGATGACAATACCCAGAAGGCGCTGACCGGGCGCGTGGCGCACATGACTCGAGTGATGGGAAAGAACCTGACTCTGGGTGCCAGCGCACGGGTCAACCGGCTGGAATCACTCACGACGGGTGCGCGCACCGTGTCGGTCTACGGACCTTTTGCCGCCTTGCATGCGGGTCCCTTCACCTGGCTCGGTGAGCTGGGTATGCTGCACGACGAATCGGTCAGTGGATCCGCGCAGCACGACGAGCTGGTGCATTCCCACGAATTCTCGTATACGGTGCGCCAGGGCATGGATGTGCTCTACAGTCACGATTTCCACGATTGGGATCTGGACGCCAACAGTGGTTTCGAGACTCGCAACCGCCTGGCGCTGGATCTGATTCCCTGGCCCTGGGTGGCCATCCAGCCCGGGGCTTCGCTCTTCCGGCGCGAGAACGGCTCTGCCGGAACCAGCTGGCTTGAACTGAGTCTGATGGTGCATTACTTCCTCTAGGAGGAGCCATGGCGCTGCTGACCAGAATCGTCTGCCTGTTGCTCTGTCCCTTGTTCGCCCTCGCGGGAGTCCAGTCCTTCAGCGTTTCCGGGGGCAAGGAATGGAATCGTGTGGTGTTTCACTCCGAGGCGGTTCTGGAATCCTTCGAGGGCGTGAACACACGGATCAGTGGCGAACTGAGCCTCGATCCAGACCAGCTGGGCGCTCCCGTGCACGCGGACTTCCTGGTGGACGTGAAGGGTTTTGACA
Coding sequences within it:
- a CDS encoding GNAT family N-acetyltransferase, with protein sequence MHFRILLPEDLPALRALWEACPGIRLREADRPEAIAAYLALNPGLSFVAEDEGRVVGGVIAGHDGRRGSLQHVVVEAGHRRRGLGRTLVRHCLDALAAEGILKSHIYIQLNNTGAEAFWRSCGWFLRDDIKMFSCVHGDNPDA
- a CDS encoding glycosyl hydrolase gives rise to the protein MRTLIRHGRVGLLLLGAAGALWMSRSRWSGEQPLTLEQSRQLARELKHSLRPDAQPNSLPNEWQFRMVAWPDEEISLDAVNRVRRQARVLRERPSATPRAIWQQAGPLNVGGRVTDIALDLQDTSRVFVGSAAGGVFRTTDAGANWTAVFQEEGALAIGDVALDPQDGQTVWVGTGESNSSSYGFPGNGLWKSTDGGDHWQPAGLDSSFYIGRIVVDPQDSQRIWVAAMGRLYGTGGQRGVYRSVDGGQSWTRTLFVNDSTSATDLALDPQNPQRIYAATWQRLRTLTTRISGGPGSRVWRSDDGGVTWAPMDSGLPTPGMLGRPAIAVAPGDPQRVYVSFADDPGYFMGLWRSDNGGDSFTATNSSALNNIYSNFGWYFGNLRVDPLDPDHVLALGVTWWRSLDGGANYNRLAYALHVDFHAMERHPLNGRWWVGNDGGLYTSLNLATWVHFVNLPLTQFYTVEIDPVQPERLYGGTQDNGTIRTLSGQLDDWDDILGGDGFHVIVHPSVPDLIFAEYQWGSLYRSTNGGGSFSSSISGISTGDRRNWNTPVVLDPVETDVLYYGTQRVWRSTNLGLSWSAVSGDLTSGFSGDAGFNTITSIAVSPLDNAVIWAGCDDGRLARTLNHGSSWQDVSSSLVTRWISDVVADPHHVQGAIVSLGGLRWNDPQPHIYRTWDAGAHWTPISAGLPDAPVYALAIDPADSLRIWVGAETGCYTTADGGQSWSETAPGLPLGPVMDLDFHPGTRQLVAGTHGRSAFRLFVDDTGDDVPVVHIRLVGNAVRLSWSPIAGASGYGVYASESGFFPGVAGELLTSTADTLLALPIEVAQPMRFFRVRSQFP